The Spirochaetaceae bacterium genome has a segment encoding these proteins:
- a CDS encoding VOC family protein, whose amino-acid sequence MFSINHYCLIVTDLERSLAFYRDVLGMSLRSRVTRTEDIATAIAHPGITMHNAILYHADSPHPALELIQYEPAGAKVDLQIANPGTSHIAFDVADIHAAVAHLRAHGVPVVSAPVHLEPNPDTGARGGTIAYFSDPDGISLELYQAPDPQAAPPAGQERLGAPGVPG is encoded by the coding sequence ATGTTTTCGATCAACCACTACTGCCTCATCGTCACCGACCTGGAGCGCTCGCTCGCCTTCTACCGCGACGTGCTGGGCATGAGCCTGCGCTCGCGGGTCACGCGCACGGAAGACATCGCCACCGCCATCGCGCACCCCGGCATCACCATGCACAACGCCATCCTGTACCACGCGGATTCGCCGCACCCGGCGCTGGAGCTGATCCAGTACGAGCCGGCCGGCGCCAAGGTGGACCTGCAAATCGCCAATCCCGGCACCTCCCACATCGCCTTCGACGTGGCCGACATCCACGCCGCCGTGGCCCACCTGCGCGCGCACGGCGTGCCGGTGGTGTCCGCCCCCGTGCACCTGGAACCCAACCCCGACACCGGCGCCCGCGGCGGCACCATCGCCTACTTCAGCGACCCCGACGGCATCTCCCTCGAACTCTACCAAGCCCCGGATCCACAGGCCGCACCTCCCGCAGGCCAGGAACGCCTCGGTGCACCCGGAGTTCCCGGATGA
- a CDS encoding ABC transporter permease subunit, whose product MADLRAAQQLTRTRPSTWQRAVRVLRKDRYLYLIFLLPFLYFLVFHYLPIYGVIIAFKNYKVAFGIWGSKWVGLQYFIEFLTDPYAWKLIRNTMLLSFYSIVFGFPIPIILALLLNELQISWFKRVVQTVSYLPHFISVVVVAGMVVNFLSSDGLVNRIIVALGGESFPWLMQPRWFPGIYVISGIWQHAGWSSIIYLAALSAIDPELYEAATIDGAGRFQQMRHITLPGIAPTITILLILDLGRIMSVGWEKILLLYTGATYETADVLQTYIYRRGLEGADFSYATAVGVFQGLVGLAFVVGANYLSRRLSDTSLW is encoded by the coding sequence ATGGCGGACCTGCGCGCGGCACAGCAACTGACCCGGACGCGGCCATCCACGTGGCAGCGCGCCGTGCGCGTGCTGCGCAAGGACCGTTATCTCTACCTGATCTTCCTGCTGCCGTTCCTGTACTTCCTGGTGTTCCACTACCTGCCGATCTACGGCGTCATCATCGCGTTCAAGAACTACAAGGTGGCGTTCGGCATCTGGGGCTCCAAGTGGGTCGGCCTGCAGTACTTCATCGAGTTCCTGACCGATCCCTACGCCTGGAAGCTGATCCGCAACACCATGCTGCTGTCGTTCTACAGCATCGTCTTCGGCTTTCCGATACCGATCATCCTGGCGCTGCTGCTCAACGAGCTGCAGATCTCCTGGTTCAAGCGCGTGGTGCAGACGGTCAGCTACCTGCCGCACTTCATCTCCGTGGTGGTGGTGGCCGGCATGGTCGTGAACTTCCTGTCCAGCGACGGCCTGGTGAACCGCATCATCGTGGCGCTCGGCGGCGAGTCGTTCCCGTGGCTGATGCAGCCGCGCTGGTTTCCGGGCATCTACGTCATCTCCGGCATCTGGCAGCACGCCGGCTGGAGTTCCATCATCTACCTGGCAGCCCTGTCGGCGATCGATCCGGAACTGTACGAGGCGGCCACCATCGACGGCGCCGGCCGCTTCCAGCAGATGCGCCACATCACTCTGCCCGGCATCGCCCCCACCATCACCATCCTGCTGATCCTGGATCTCGGGCGCATCATGTCGGTCGGCTGGGAGAAGATCCTGCTGCTGTACACCGGCGCCACCTACGAGACCGCCGACGTGCTGCAGACCTACATCTACCGCCGCGGCCTGGAGGGCGCCGACTTCAGCTACGCCACCGCGGTGGGCGTGTTCCAGGGGCTGGTGGGCCTGGCGTTCGTGGTCGGCGCCAACTACCTGTCGCGCCGGCTGTCGGATACCAGCCTGTGGTAA
- a CDS encoding extracellular solute-binding protein has translation MRFSFVAAGLALLLVSGMVWAAGEEEGAASERVTITFMRPEHPSSPIHTDAPVYEAIREALNIDLQIEAIPSGDYNAKVQLLLGTAQLPDIARLRQRQVNDFADSGVFLPLNEPLKNQAPDLWTYIDAIPDAKKTFIDGTMYYVPQMDSFQKLLAPIPMIRHDLLDDTGQEMPDTFDELYETLANFKREFPDSQPWTVRGGTRNLLNRAAFPMGMGWGIHWQPGEQRWVYGTVKPEFKAILEYFRNAYVDGVLDPDFAINSSSQWHEKLGSGKSLFYYDNMTFGLNYTLSLRQVKPDALFWPVPVMENSFGSRQNFSYPRHWLSSGFTVAAKSNHHDRIMELFNWMAHGDGLLITNWGIEGEHWHRVNGEIEALPEVLDTYRGASDPQRAMRSSIGTGLLQFCLIVDQKPIYYYDPPEVSDWYAQVQADPNMHLPVLPPPFNEEERERLKRLITDVDNILNPALDGFIVGTVSLDEFDNVMQQAIAAGAEEIEQIYNAAEERLRS, from the coding sequence ATGAGGTTTTCGTTCGTTGCGGCGGGGCTGGCCCTGCTGCTCGTTTCCGGCATGGTGTGGGCCGCCGGCGAGGAAGAGGGCGCCGCGTCCGAGCGCGTCACCATCACCTTCATGCGGCCCGAGCACCCGTCGTCGCCGATCCACACCGACGCACCGGTGTACGAGGCGATCCGCGAGGCGCTCAACATCGACCTGCAGATCGAGGCGATCCCCAGCGGCGACTACAACGCCAAGGTGCAGTTGCTGCTCGGCACCGCCCAGTTGCCCGACATCGCGCGGCTGCGGCAGCGGCAGGTGAACGACTTCGCCGACTCCGGCGTGTTCCTGCCGCTCAACGAGCCGCTCAAGAACCAGGCGCCGGACCTTTGGACGTACATCGACGCCATACCCGACGCCAAGAAGACGTTCATCGACGGCACCATGTACTACGTGCCGCAGATGGACTCCTTCCAGAAGCTGCTCGCCCCGATCCCGATGATCCGGCACGACCTGCTCGACGACACGGGACAGGAGATGCCCGACACCTTCGACGAGCTGTACGAGACGCTGGCCAACTTCAAGCGCGAATTCCCGGACTCGCAGCCGTGGACCGTGCGCGGCGGCACCCGCAACCTGCTCAACCGTGCCGCGTTCCCGATGGGCATGGGCTGGGGCATTCACTGGCAGCCCGGCGAGCAGCGCTGGGTGTACGGCACCGTCAAGCCCGAATTCAAGGCGATCCTGGAGTACTTTCGCAACGCGTACGTCGACGGCGTGCTGGACCCCGACTTCGCCATCAACTCTTCCAGCCAGTGGCACGAGAAGCTGGGCTCCGGCAAGTCGCTGTTCTACTACGACAACATGACCTTCGGCCTGAACTACACGCTCAGCCTGCGCCAAGTGAAGCCGGACGCGCTGTTCTGGCCGGTCCCGGTGATGGAGAACTCGTTCGGATCGCGGCAGAACTTCTCCTATCCGCGCCACTGGCTGTCCAGCGGCTTCACGGTGGCCGCCAAGAGCAACCACCACGACCGCATCATGGAGCTGTTCAACTGGATGGCCCACGGCGACGGCTTGCTGATCACCAATTGGGGCATCGAAGGCGAGCACTGGCACCGCGTCAACGGCGAGATCGAGGCCTTGCCGGAGGTGCTGGACACCTACCGCGGCGCCTCCGACCCGCAGCGCGCGATGCGTTCCTCGATCGGTACCGGCCTGCTGCAGTTCTGCCTGATCGTCGACCAGAAGCCGATCTACTACTATGATCCGCCGGAGGTCTCCGACTGGTACGCGCAGGTGCAGGCCGACCCCAACATGCACCTGCCGGTGCTGCCGCCGCCCTTCAACGAGGAAGAGCGCGAGCGGCTCAAGCGCCTGATCACCGACGTCGACAACATCCTCAACCCGGCGCTCGACGGCTTCATCGTCGGCACCGTGTCCCTGGACGAATTCGACAACGTGATGCAGCAGGCCATCGCCGCCGGCGCCGAGGAGATCGAACAGATCTACAACGCCGCCGAGGAGCGCCTGCGCTCGTAA
- a CDS encoding amidohydrolase family protein, which yields MDALDLFDCNCGLGPSRRHRPGLITDTGGLQAELDVQGIRRALVYAISAEEYFPRHGNGWLLEQVAGSDRLLPCWIVMPHHTGEFPAPKELIGLMRAHGVRAARMNPPSHNRYSIAPWSAGPLLKALERHRIPLFLSGTDLGRYLDDPGTGFTPDVLHELCHTYPRLPIVILRLNFQLTRVAVALLQACPNLYADLSYHDVFLGIELLCREVGADRLLFGTGLPIGGRGAALATLQAAEIDDGARQRIAGANLQRLLDGVRW from the coding sequence GTGGACGCTCTCGACCTGTTCGACTGCAACTGCGGGCTGGGGCCGTCGCGCCGGCATCGGCCCGGCCTGATCACGGACACCGGCGGGCTGCAGGCGGAACTCGACGTGCAGGGGATCCGGCGCGCGCTGGTCTACGCGATCTCGGCGGAGGAATACTTCCCGCGCCACGGCAACGGGTGGCTGCTGGAGCAGGTCGCCGGCAGCGACCGGCTGCTGCCGTGCTGGATCGTGATGCCGCACCACACCGGCGAGTTCCCGGCGCCGAAGGAGCTGATCGGCCTGATGCGCGCACACGGCGTGCGCGCCGCGCGCATGAACCCGCCGTCGCACAACCGCTACAGCATCGCGCCGTGGTCGGCCGGGCCGCTGCTCAAGGCGCTCGAACGGCACCGCATCCCGCTGTTTCTGAGCGGCACCGACCTGGGCCGCTACCTGGACGACCCGGGCACCGGCTTCACGCCCGACGTGCTGCACGAGCTGTGCCATACCTACCCGCGGCTGCCGATCGTGATCCTGCGGCTCAACTTCCAGTTGACCCGGGTGGCGGTGGCGCTGCTGCAGGCGTGTCCCAACCTGTACGCCGACCTCTCCTACCACGACGTGTTCCTGGGCATCGAACTGCTGTGCCGGGAGGTGGGGGCGGACCGCCTGCTGTTCGGGACCGGGCTGCCGATCGGTGGGCGCGGCGCCGCGTTGGCCACCCTGCAGGCGGCAGAGATCGACGACGGCGCGCGCCAACGGATCGCCGGCGCCAACCTGCAGCGCCTGCTGGACGGAGTGCGGTGGTGA
- a CDS encoding AAA family ATPase, translating into MLLRRLRVSGLLSFGPKGIDLPLKPLNVLIGPNGSGKSNLLEILALLRATPRGLLDPVRRSGVGEWFWKGRESSLDAAVDAVIHFPVGTVVELRHILKLTRRSHRFEVTEERIERSADGDHSYYCFQNGDAVLNDEPEQGRHLDSPNREESILAQLYAPGRYPHLQYLQASYRRIRLHRRWDFGPASSLRDRQSADGPSDMLLDGGDNLALVLSGIKGDTRRRLLHALRDVYDGVIDYRCQVDGGYVSLFIEEQGDREIAASRLSDGTLRYMSLLAILLDPNPPLLVAIEEPELGLHPDIIPTVAELLLDASRRMQLVVTTHSRSLIDSLSDHPSSVVVCEQEDGESRFERLDGDRLKVWLDEFSLGKVWSMGELGGNRW; encoded by the coding sequence ATGCTGCTTCGCAGATTGAGAGTATCGGGGCTTCTCTCCTTCGGGCCGAAGGGAATCGATCTCCCACTGAAGCCACTGAATGTGCTCATCGGACCGAACGGGTCAGGAAAGTCGAATCTTCTGGAGATTCTCGCACTACTCAGGGCGACTCCCCGAGGGCTGCTCGATCCGGTTCGGCGCAGCGGCGTGGGCGAGTGGTTCTGGAAGGGCCGGGAGTCCTCGTTGGACGCCGCCGTCGATGCGGTGATCCACTTTCCGGTCGGCACGGTAGTCGAGTTGCGACACATTCTGAAACTGACGCGGCGTTCGCATCGTTTCGAGGTCACCGAGGAACGGATCGAGAGGTCGGCGGACGGTGACCATTCGTACTACTGCTTCCAGAACGGTGATGCCGTTCTCAATGACGAGCCGGAACAGGGGCGCCACCTTGACAGCCCGAATCGCGAGGAATCGATCCTGGCACAGCTCTATGCGCCCGGACGGTACCCTCATCTTCAATACCTGCAGGCGTCCTATCGGAGAATTAGACTGCATCGCCGGTGGGATTTCGGCCCCGCTTCGTCGCTCCGGGACCGGCAGAGCGCCGATGGTCCCAGTGACATGCTGCTCGATGGCGGCGACAACTTGGCTCTGGTGCTCTCAGGGATCAAGGGCGACACCCGAAGGAGACTATTGCATGCGCTCCGAGATGTGTATGACGGGGTGATCGACTATCGTTGCCAAGTCGATGGCGGCTATGTGTCGCTGTTCATCGAGGAGCAAGGAGACCGGGAGATTGCGGCAAGCCGCCTGTCCGACGGAACGTTGCGATATATGAGCCTGCTTGCCATCCTGCTGGATCCGAACCCGCCCCTACTGGTGGCGATCGAAGAACCCGAGCTCGGTCTGCACCCTGACATCATTCCGACGGTGGCGGAGCTTCTGCTGGATGCCTCGCGGCGAATGCAACTCGTCGTTACGACCCACTCTCGATCCCTTATCGACTCACTGTCCGACCACCCATCCAGCGTCGTGGTGTGTGAACAGGAGGATGGTGAATCACGCTTCGAGCGGCTGGACGGCGATAGGTTGAAAGTCTGGCTCGACGAGTTCAGCCTCGGCAAAGTTTGGAGCATGGGCGAACTTGGCGGTAATCGCTGGTGA
- a CDS encoding carbohydrate ABC transporter permease: MVTTRLRTAFSDRSLGSYSFDIVNVVLLLGVVFVTLYPMYYILIVSFSDGKEVLLGRVRFWPRGLNLQSYQMVLRDDTVIRSLFNSILYTSVGTAINLVLSTLCAYPLARRDFSGRKLLTLYVAITMFFQGGLIPLYLVVLQLGLLDTMWAIVLVPAINQFYMFIMRTYFQGQPTALHEAAIIDGANDIQILARIVVPLAKPIMATMLLFYAVQHWNSFFHALIFLTEKRLYPLQLILRSVVVEATFEQMNDIGAATDFMVLEKTIRFSVIMVSTLPILLVYPFLQKYFVKGVMIGALKG, translated from the coding sequence GTGGTAACCACGCGCCTGCGCACCGCGTTCAGCGACCGCTCGCTCGGCTCGTACTCGTTCGACATCGTCAACGTGGTGCTGCTGCTCGGGGTGGTGTTCGTGACCCTCTACCCGATGTACTACATCCTCATCGTGTCGTTCTCCGACGGCAAGGAGGTGCTGCTCGGGCGGGTGCGCTTCTGGCCGCGCGGCCTCAACCTGCAGTCGTACCAGATGGTGCTGCGCGACGACACGGTGATCCGCTCGCTGTTCAACTCGATCCTGTACACCTCGGTCGGCACCGCCATCAACCTGGTGCTGTCCACCCTGTGCGCCTACCCGCTGGCGCGGCGCGACTTCTCGGGGCGCAAGCTGCTGACCCTGTACGTGGCGATCACGATGTTCTTCCAGGGCGGGCTGATCCCACTCTACCTGGTGGTGCTGCAGCTCGGCCTGCTCGACACCATGTGGGCGATCGTGCTGGTGCCGGCGATCAACCAGTTCTACATGTTCATCATGCGCACCTACTTCCAGGGCCAGCCGACGGCGCTGCACGAGGCGGCGATCATCGACGGTGCCAACGACATCCAGATCCTGGCGCGCATCGTGGTGCCGCTCGCCAAGCCGATCATGGCCACCATGCTGCTGTTCTACGCCGTCCAACACTGGAACAGCTTCTTCCACGCGCTGATATTCCTCACCGAGAAGCGCCTCTACCCGCTGCAACTGATCCTGCGCAGCGTGGTGGTCGAGGCCACCTTCGAGCAGATGAACGACATCGGCGCCGCCACCGACTTCATGGTGCTGGAGAAGACCATCCGGTTCTCGGTGATCATGGTATCGACACTGCCGATTCTGTTGGTGTATCCCTTCCTGCAGAAATATTTCGTGAAGGGCGTCATGATCGGCGCCCTGAAGGGATAA
- a CDS encoding LLM class flavin-dependent oxidoreductase — MQFGHFSYHITRAGRSGDARAIEEALAEARLAEQLGYDAVWFSEHHFTGETVYADPIVFATAVAMQTRRVKLGFAVLEMALYHPVRVAEQLALLDNLSGGRVIVGIARGSAFNAYEYRGFGTSVQFGRECLDEAEELLIKCWIARDGMEFHGKYWDVVLPEVRPHPVQQPHPPVLRAAVGPPSVRQMAAQRRPVLMRSFSTDSARETVQLYRDGLYEAGCDEAEVRSLLAQCWIWRDCFVADSDAGARAEFLPRLTAWLEYVNGIRARWNPPDPDQEVRTPHMPLPAEAYGARPDPAAPELFVGSPERVAEQLSQLHELGVGRVMLTHYGALMEREQRERSMRLLAEQVFPLFQGAASAAPLPPAVAETAG, encoded by the coding sequence ATGCAGTTCGGGCACTTCTCGTATCACATCACGCGGGCGGGCCGGAGCGGCGACGCCCGCGCCATAGAGGAGGCGCTCGCCGAAGCGCGCCTGGCCGAGCAGTTGGGCTACGACGCGGTGTGGTTCTCGGAGCACCACTTCACCGGCGAGACCGTGTACGCCGACCCGATCGTGTTCGCCACGGCGGTGGCGATGCAGACGCGGCGCGTGAAGCTGGGCTTCGCGGTCCTGGAGATGGCGCTGTACCACCCGGTGCGGGTGGCGGAGCAACTCGCGCTGCTGGACAACCTGAGCGGCGGACGGGTAATCGTGGGCATCGCGCGCGGTTCGGCGTTCAACGCCTACGAGTACCGCGGGTTCGGCACCTCGGTGCAGTTCGGGCGCGAGTGCCTGGACGAGGCGGAAGAGTTGCTCATCAAGTGCTGGATCGCCCGCGACGGGATGGAGTTTCACGGCAAGTACTGGGACGTGGTGCTGCCGGAGGTGCGCCCGCACCCGGTGCAGCAGCCGCACCCGCCGGTGCTGCGCGCCGCGGTGGGGCCGCCGTCCGTGCGCCAGATGGCGGCGCAGCGGCGCCCGGTGCTGATGCGCAGCTTCTCGACCGACTCGGCGCGCGAGACGGTGCAACTGTACCGCGACGGGTTGTACGAGGCGGGCTGCGACGAGGCGGAGGTGCGCTCCCTGCTGGCACAGTGCTGGATCTGGCGCGACTGCTTCGTGGCGGACTCGGATGCCGGCGCACGCGCCGAGTTCCTGCCGCGGCTCACGGCGTGGCTGGAGTACGTCAACGGGATCCGCGCCCGGTGGAACCCGCCCGACCCGGACCAGGAGGTGCGCACGCCGCACATGCCGCTGCCGGCGGAGGCGTACGGCGCGCGCCCCGACCCGGCGGCGCCGGAGTTGTTCGTCGGCTCGCCGGAACGGGTGGCGGAGCAGCTCTCGCAGCTTCACGAGCTGGGCGTCGGGCGCGTGATGCTCACCCACTACGGCGCCCTGATGGAGCGCGAACAGCGCGAGCGGTCGATGCGCCTGCTGGCGGAGCAGGTGTTCCCGCTGTTCCAGGGCGCCGCGTCCGCCGCGCCGCTCCCACCCGCCGTGGCGGAGACCGCCGGCTGA
- a CDS encoding DUF4276 family protein, producing the protein MRIYIEGGGEGKELDEVFRRAWKRFFDAAGVRHKPRVIRGGGRQHTFDAFRNRAARDTAEETSLLLVDSEGAVRSDVWKHLHIRDGWVRPAGVSHRQAFLMVQVMETWFLADVDSLQRCFGASFRPNALREWPQLEQVPKQTVYNVLAQASGRRYTKRTAFDLLERVSPDLVENACPHAKALLNQLRSL; encoded by the coding sequence GTGCGGATCTACATCGAAGGTGGCGGCGAGGGCAAGGAACTCGACGAAGTCTTCCGGCGTGCCTGGAAGAGATTCTTCGACGCCGCTGGCGTGCGCCACAAGCCGCGGGTCATACGAGGGGGCGGACGACAACACACCTTCGACGCATTCAGAAATCGCGCGGCTCGCGACACCGCGGAGGAAACCTCGCTCCTCCTGGTGGACAGCGAAGGCGCCGTGCGGTCCGACGTTTGGAAACACTTACACATCCGTGACGGGTGGGTGCGCCCCGCTGGGGTCAGTCATCGGCAGGCATTTCTCATGGTGCAGGTCATGGAGACCTGGTTCCTCGCCGACGTCGATTCGTTGCAGCGCTGCTTCGGAGCATCGTTCAGACCAAACGCCCTCCGCGAATGGCCCCAATTGGAGCAGGTGCCAAAGCAGACCGTCTACAACGTGCTTGCCCAAGCATCCGGCAGACGCTACACCAAACGAACGGCATTTGACCTGTTGGAGCGAGTCAGTCCCGATCTCGTAGAGAACGCCTGTCCCCATGCCAAGGCGCTGCTGAATCAGCTACGGTCGCTCTGA
- a CDS encoding DUF222 domain-containing protein has translation MAPDTYTLPRPPTPSARPEPAATDPAATAATTAPRTPGTSETATVAVADSAAPAPEAPRDLNQLGNRIAELSARIQAATYELLCDLREFDRHHGWEGFRSCAHWLNWRTGLDLGAAREKLRVAAALADLNHLSAAMACGRLSYSIVRALTRVATADNEARLIAVACCATAAQVERLVRGWRQADREAQPDAEQVRLERRTLSTRVDEDGMVVLRARLTPEVGAVVLRAVEAALEQVPAAEEEDAAGGDEASIAQRRADALGLVAESALAGGLDPGSSGDRFQVTVHVEADGLCCREAAAAPRHVSAEIAPGSEAACAPAAASLDGVAEQVSIEHAEELPATEATPDRDPAVPMPGPDAGQAVIEQAGGIHVGKEAARRVACDAGLVELRHGADGEVLDVGRRTRTVPTALRRALQSRDRNQCQFPGCESRHCDAHHVMHWADGGETQLFNLVSLCRLHHRAVHEQGFRVVAGDTDGEFRFLRPDGEPLPAVPPAPRWDGVGPPLAPTVERLAAAGISIGPHTATPEWFGESLNVAAALDVLWEPPVAAARGGAP, from the coding sequence ATGGCACCTGACACCTATACGCTGCCGCGCCCGCCGACGCCGTCAGCGCGGCCTGAACCGGCAGCCACCGACCCGGCCGCGACCGCGGCCACCACCGCTCCGAGAACGCCCGGCACGAGCGAGACTGCGACGGTCGCCGTTGCCGACAGCGCAGCGCCGGCCCCGGAGGCACCCCGCGACCTGAATCAGCTCGGCAACCGCATCGCCGAGCTGTCGGCGCGCATCCAGGCCGCCACCTACGAGTTGCTGTGCGACCTGCGCGAGTTCGACCGCCACCACGGCTGGGAGGGCTTCCGTTCCTGCGCCCACTGGCTCAACTGGCGCACCGGCCTCGACCTCGGCGCCGCCCGCGAGAAGCTGCGCGTGGCCGCTGCGCTGGCCGATCTCAACCACCTCTCCGCGGCCATGGCCTGCGGTCGGCTGTCCTACTCCATCGTACGCGCCCTGACTCGAGTGGCCACCGCCGACAACGAGGCACGGCTGATTGCCGTGGCCTGCTGTGCCACCGCGGCGCAGGTGGAGCGGCTGGTGCGGGGGTGGCGGCAGGCGGACCGGGAGGCGCAGCCGGACGCCGAGCAGGTGCGGCTGGAACGGCGCACGCTGAGCACGCGGGTGGACGAGGACGGCATGGTGGTGCTGCGGGCGCGGCTCACGCCTGAGGTAGGCGCGGTAGTGCTGCGGGCCGTGGAGGCGGCCCTGGAGCAGGTGCCGGCGGCGGAGGAGGAGGATGCCGCCGGCGGCGACGAGGCGAGCATCGCGCAGCGGCGCGCGGATGCGCTGGGGCTGGTGGCCGAGAGCGCGCTGGCGGGCGGCCTTGATCCGGGCAGCAGCGGCGACCGCTTCCAGGTGACGGTGCACGTGGAGGCTGACGGGCTTTGCTGCCGAGAGGCCGCCGCGGCCCCGCGGCACGTTTCCGCGGAAATTGCGCCGGGCAGCGAGGCAGCCTGCGCACCGGCGGCAGCGTCACTGGACGGGGTGGCGGAGCAAGTGTCCATCGAGCACGCGGAGGAACTACCGGCCACCGAGGCGACGCCCGACCGCGACCCGGCGGTCCCGATGCCTGGCCCCGACGCCGGGCAGGCGGTGATCGAACAAGCAGGGGGCATCCACGTCGGCAAGGAGGCAGCGCGCCGCGTCGCCTGCGATGCCGGCCTCGTGGAGCTGCGCCACGGCGCCGACGGCGAGGTGCTCGACGTGGGCCGCAGGACCCGCACCGTCCCGACCGCGCTGCGCCGTGCCCTGCAGAGCAGGGATCGCAACCAGTGCCAGTTCCCCGGCTGCGAGTCCCGCCACTGCGACGCCCATCACGTCATGCACTGGGCCGACGGCGGGGAGACGCAGCTCTTCAACTTGGTCAGTCTCTGCCGGCTCCACCACCGCGCCGTGCACGAACAGGGCTTTCGGGTCGTTGCCGGAGACACCGATGGGGAGTTTCGGTTCCTGCGCCCGGACGGCGAGCCGCTGCCGGCGGTGCCACCGGCGCCGCGCTGGGACGGTGTCGGGCCGCCACTGGCGCCGACCGTGGAGCGCCTGGCGGCGGCCGGCATCAGCATCGGTCCGCACACCGCTACTCCCGAGTGGTTCGGCGAATCGCTGAACGTGGCGGCGGCGCTCGACGTGCTGTGGGAGCCGCCCGTGGCGGCGGCGCGCGGCGGCGCTCCCTGA
- a CDS encoding amidohydrolase family protein yields the protein MSGGNGSRRGGSRGGGPMAAGAGESSRVAEIARAGPPYDGLVIFDNHLHFGHAPAVFEAAADPVELARQMSRIGIRVAVVSSIWAIFSGDIRAGNDEVLAALDRFPDRYLGYVVVHPAYPELLAGELERCLRHPRMRGIKLHPTEYSHPVKITDPRYRPAFEYARDHGYPILIHTGPAAQRAYCGAEEVATVAREFPSVPVILAHTMGFDRWEGVEEAVAVAARLDNAYVDLSGSAGRHYGLVEYAVQRAGSEKILYGSDVPQLTFTFPLGPVFYADIPDRDKENILGLNTARMFDIPLP from the coding sequence GTGAGCGGCGGCAACGGGTCGCGGCGTGGCGGGTCGCGGGGCGGCGGCCCGATGGCCGCCGGCGCGGGCGAGTCCAGCCGGGTGGCGGAGATTGCGCGCGCGGGTCCGCCCTACGACGGCCTGGTGATCTTCGACAACCACCTGCACTTCGGCCATGCGCCGGCCGTGTTCGAGGCCGCCGCCGACCCGGTCGAGCTGGCGAGGCAGATGAGCCGGATCGGCATCCGGGTGGCGGTGGTGAGTTCGATCTGGGCCATCTTCAGCGGCGACATCCGGGCCGGCAACGACGAGGTACTGGCGGCGCTCGATCGCTTCCCCGACCGCTACCTGGGCTACGTGGTGGTGCACCCCGCCTACCCCGAGCTTCTGGCCGGCGAGCTGGAGCGCTGCCTGCGGCATCCGCGCATGCGCGGCATCAAGCTGCATCCCACCGAGTACAGCCATCCGGTCAAGATCACCGACCCGCGCTACCGCCCGGCGTTCGAGTACGCCCGCGACCACGGCTACCCGATCCTGATCCACACCGGCCCGGCGGCGCAGCGCGCCTACTGCGGCGCCGAGGAAGTGGCCACGGTGGCGCGCGAGTTCCCGTCGGTGCCGGTGATCCTGGCACACACCATGGGCTTCGACCGCTGGGAAGGGGTGGAAGAGGCGGTGGCCGTGGCGGCGCGGCTCGACAACGCCTACGTCGACCTGTCCGGTTCCGCCGGGCGCCACTACGGGCTGGTGGAGTACGCGGTGCAGCGCGCCGGCAGCGAGAAGATCCTGTACGGCTCCGACGTGCCGCAGCTCACCTTTACCTTTCCGCTCGGCCCGGTGTTCTACGCCGACATCCCGGACCGCGACAAGGAGAACATCCTCGGCCTGAACACCGCCCGCATGTTCGATATTCCGCTCCCGTGA